The following are encoded together in the Streptomyces rapamycinicus NRRL 5491 genome:
- a CDS encoding winged helix-turn-helix domain-containing protein, which translates to MTKARFDELIHPSTRLSLVATLAAADWAEFAFLKDRLQLSDSALSKQLTTLEEAGYVATERRLSGSRRKVRARLTSAGRDAFNGHIEALRAIVADAAAPTQEPPV; encoded by the coding sequence ATGACGAAGGCGCGATTCGATGAGCTGATCCATCCCAGCACCCGGCTGTCGCTGGTGGCGACCCTGGCAGCCGCCGACTGGGCGGAGTTCGCCTTCCTCAAGGACCGGCTCCAACTGTCCGACTCGGCGCTTTCCAAGCAGCTCACGACACTCGAAGAGGCCGGGTACGTCGCCACGGAGCGCCGGCTCAGCGGCAGCCGCCGGAAGGTGCGCGCCCGGCTCACCAGCGCCGGCCGGGATGCCTTCAACGGCCACATCGAGGCACTGCGAGCGATCGTCGCCGACGCCGCGGCACCGACCCAAGAGCCTCCCGTGTGA
- a CDS encoding DUF1707 SHOCT-like domain-containing protein, which produces MTSPPENPPSLVSEDDRDTAVRRLQDAYAEGHISHEEMDQRLHTVLTATTHDELVSALASLPAEPPGTTSTIAAHSGRIRRRGPWRVPRTLRVESAFGRVHLDLSRAIIEHPVIDIELGLGTGRARITVPRDAIVDVEGLQTGWKDLRYKPRPRRSLPGGPGGPGGLGGPGGAGGPKIRISGAVGFGRLKIRHARR; this is translated from the coding sequence GTGACCTCTCCGCCGGAAAACCCGCCGTCACTCGTCAGCGAAGACGACCGCGACACTGCCGTGCGGCGCCTACAGGACGCGTACGCCGAAGGGCACATCTCGCACGAGGAGATGGACCAGCGCCTCCACACGGTGCTCACCGCCACGACCCACGACGAGCTCGTGTCGGCCCTGGCCTCGCTCCCGGCGGAGCCCCCGGGCACCACGTCCACGATCGCCGCCCACAGCGGACGGATCCGGCGGCGCGGCCCATGGCGGGTACCGCGAACCCTCAGGGTCGAGTCGGCGTTCGGCAGGGTGCATCTGGACCTGTCCCGGGCGATCATCGAGCATCCGGTCATCGACATCGAGCTGGGGCTCGGCACCGGCAGGGCCAGGATCACGGTGCCGCGCGACGCGATCGTGGACGTCGAGGGCCTGCAGACCGGATGGAAGGACCTGCGCTACAAGCCCCGGCCGCGGCGCTCCCTCCCCGGCGGCCCGGGTGGCCCCGGCGGCCTCGGTGGCCCGGGCGGCGCGGGCGGCCCGAAGATCCGGATCTCCGGGGCCGTGGGGTTCGGGCGCTTGAAGATCCGCCACGCGCGGCGTTGA
- a CDS encoding TetR/AcrR family transcriptional regulator codes for MVPRSPSVNEELRRRSQARLLEATVELIGEHGYEATTLADIADRAGAARGLVSYYFPGKRQLLQTAVHRLMHMELARGLEREPRPEGEEAGRELLARAIDAILGLARDRPRLMRTHMAGILTAEGFIQCPEQQRLAALLRDTVTRYGSEDPETDYRLLRALLMGAVVAVLLPGAPMAPERLRAELFHRYELDWELGLPPGDEPPGGSRMSALD; via the coding sequence ATGGTCCCCCGAAGCCCGTCGGTCAATGAGGAGTTGCGGCGCCGATCCCAGGCCCGTCTGCTGGAGGCGACGGTCGAGCTGATCGGCGAGCACGGTTACGAGGCGACCACCCTCGCCGACATCGCCGACCGGGCCGGGGCGGCCCGCGGTCTGGTCTCGTACTACTTCCCGGGCAAGCGGCAGCTGCTGCAGACGGCCGTGCACCGGCTGATGCACATGGAGCTGGCGCGGGGGCTCGAGCGGGAGCCGCGGCCGGAGGGCGAGGAGGCCGGGCGGGAGCTGCTGGCCCGGGCGATCGACGCGATCCTGGGCCTGGCCCGGGACCGGCCGCGGCTGATGCGGACGCATATGGCGGGGATCCTCACGGCCGAGGGTTTCATCCAGTGCCCCGAGCAGCAGCGGCTGGCCGCCCTGCTGCGGGACACCGTCACGCGCTACGGCTCCGAGGACCCCGAGACCGACTACCGGCTGCTGCGCGCCCTGCTGATGGGCGCCGTGGTCGCGGTGCTGCTGCCGGGCGCGCCGATGGCGCCCGAGCGGCTGCGGGCGGAGCTGTTCCACCGCTACGAACTGGACTGGGAGCTGGGGCTCCCGCCGGGCGATGAGCCGCCCGGCGGGAGCCGGATGAGCGCTCTGGACTAG
- a CDS encoding 3-dehydroquinate synthase family protein: MSTSSPAAGSASASRQVTVGLAERSYTVHIGHGVQRLLPRVVAALGARKAVVVTARPPERTPDPGVPSLVVQARDGEEAKDLAAVTDLCRRFVGFGLTRSDVVVSCGGGTTTDTVGLAAALYHRGTPVVHVPTSLLAQVDASVGGKTAVNLPEGKNLVGAYWQPAAVLCDLDHLDTLPEREWRNGLGEIARCHFIGAPDLDRLPLLDQIAASVTLKAGVVAADERDTGLRHLLNYGHTLGHALERATGFALRHGEGVAIGTVFAGRLAGALGRIGPERVAEHRDVVARYGLPAGLPPHVAVSELVQLMRLDKKATDGLTFVLDGPEGPGLVRGIPEETVSATLAEMPREAER, translated from the coding sequence ATGTCGACTTCCAGTCCGGCCGCCGGTTCCGCGTCTGCTTCCCGGCAGGTCACCGTCGGGCTGGCCGAACGCTCGTACACCGTCCACATCGGACACGGTGTGCAGCGGCTGCTCCCGCGGGTGGTGGCCGCCCTGGGCGCGCGCAAGGCGGTGGTGGTCACCGCGCGGCCCCCCGAGCGGACCCCCGACCCGGGTGTGCCCTCGCTCGTCGTACAGGCGCGCGACGGGGAGGAGGCCAAGGACCTGGCCGCCGTGACGGACCTGTGCCGCCGGTTCGTCGGATTCGGGCTGACCCGCTCGGACGTGGTGGTGTCCTGCGGCGGCGGCACCACGACCGACACGGTGGGCTTGGCCGCCGCCCTCTACCACCGGGGCACACCGGTCGTCCATGTGCCGACCTCGCTGCTGGCCCAGGTGGACGCGAGCGTCGGCGGGAAGACCGCGGTCAATCTGCCCGAGGGGAAGAACCTGGTCGGCGCCTACTGGCAGCCCGCGGCCGTGCTCTGCGACCTCGACCACCTGGACACCCTGCCCGAACGGGAGTGGCGCAACGGCCTCGGCGAGATCGCCCGCTGCCACTTCATCGGCGCGCCCGATCTCGACCGGCTGCCGCTGCTCGACCAGATCGCGGCCAGTGTGACGCTCAAGGCGGGCGTCGTCGCCGCGGACGAACGCGACACGGGCCTGCGCCACCTCCTCAACTACGGCCACACCCTGGGGCATGCGCTGGAGCGTGCCACCGGATTCGCACTGCGGCACGGGGAGGGCGTGGCCATCGGCACGGTGTTCGCCGGGCGGCTGGCCGGCGCGCTGGGGCGCATCGGCCCGGAGCGGGTCGCCGAGCACCGTGACGTGGTCGCCCGCTACGGCCTGCCGGCCGGGCTGCCCCCGCATGTCGCCGTCTCCGAGCTGGTGCAGCTGATGCGGCTGGACAAGAAGGCCACCGATGGGCTGACGTTCGTCCTGGACGGCCCCGAGGGGCCCGGACTGGTGCGCGGGATCCCCGAGGAGACGGTCAGCGCCACCCTCGCGGAGATGCCCCGCGAGGCGGAACGGTGA
- a CDS encoding ArsR/SmtB family transcription factor gives MSGRAGSGTGRAIRPGAAVPGDDLQVFLKALTSGTRQKLFAHFADGEELTVGEAAERAGLGPSTTSEHLAVLRRGGLLQSTRSGKLVRYRADREGIAELLGQLHSYLLAPSEPQDTPPAHG, from the coding sequence GTGTCGGGGCGTGCGGGCTCCGGTACGGGGCGGGCGATACGCCCCGGGGCCGCCGTACCCGGCGACGACCTCCAGGTCTTCCTCAAGGCGCTGACCAGCGGAACCCGCCAGAAGCTCTTCGCGCACTTCGCCGACGGGGAGGAGCTGACCGTCGGCGAGGCCGCCGAGCGTGCCGGACTCGGCCCGTCGACCACCTCCGAGCACCTCGCGGTCCTCCGGCGCGGCGGCCTGCTCCAGTCGACGCGCAGCGGCAAACTGGTCCGCTACCGCGCCGACAGGGAGGGCATCGCCGAACTGCTCGGCCAGCTCCACTCCTACCTCCTCGCCCCCTCCGAACCGCAGGACACCCCGCCCGCCCACGGCTAG
- a CDS encoding LVIVD repeat-containing protein, translated as MKPWERPPQRRRYLGAAAAAFGLVATLLAAGPAAATPDPGDAPHKERVTKSQQSEAKAAIENGDIPGVDQIVHSDNVSHLTNIPKQDLKGVNSDLAFQGKYAFAGNYDGFVIYDISRPKSPEIVSQVLCPGSQNDVSVSGDLLFLSTDSSRSDNSCNSTTQPATEKSSWEGMKVFDISDKRNPEYVAAVETSCGSHTHTLVPERKDVYIYVSSYSPSDTFPDCQPPHDGISVIKVPRKAPGKAAVIDFPVLFPDGGNPGAPTNPGASQTTGCHDLTTFPELKLAAGACMGDGILLDIADPAKPRVIDRVEDNVNFAFWHSATFNERGTKVVFTDELGGGGAATCNTEVGQDRGADGIYDIVGKGDKRKLVFRSYFKIPRHQADTENCVAHNGSLIPAKGRDIMVQAWYQGGVSIWDFTDSDRPKEIGYFERGPLSSDTLVTGGSWSAYYYNGYIYSNDIQKGFDVLKIHDRRTDSADSVRLRELNTQTQPDYR; from the coding sequence GTGAAGCCGTGGGAAAGACCTCCGCAGCGGCGCAGATACCTCGGCGCGGCCGCGGCCGCCTTCGGACTGGTGGCCACCTTGCTGGCCGCGGGCCCGGCGGCCGCGACGCCCGACCCCGGTGACGCTCCCCACAAGGAGCGGGTGACGAAGAGTCAGCAGTCGGAAGCCAAGGCCGCCATCGAGAACGGCGACATCCCCGGCGTGGACCAGATCGTCCACAGCGACAATGTCAGCCACCTCACCAACATCCCCAAGCAGGACCTCAAGGGCGTCAACTCCGACCTGGCCTTCCAGGGCAAGTACGCCTTCGCGGGCAACTACGACGGCTTTGTCATCTACGACATCAGCCGGCCGAAGAGCCCGGAGATCGTGAGCCAGGTGCTCTGCCCGGGCTCGCAGAACGACGTGTCGGTCTCAGGAGATCTGCTCTTCCTCTCCACCGACTCCTCGCGCAGCGACAACTCCTGCAACAGCACCACCCAGCCCGCGACCGAGAAGTCCTCGTGGGAGGGCATGAAGGTCTTCGACATCAGCGACAAGCGGAACCCGGAGTACGTCGCCGCCGTCGAGACCTCCTGCGGTTCGCACACCCACACCCTGGTGCCCGAGCGCAAGGACGTGTACATCTACGTCTCCTCGTACTCGCCCAGCGACACCTTCCCGGACTGCCAGCCTCCGCACGACGGGATCTCCGTCATCAAGGTGCCCCGCAAGGCGCCCGGGAAGGCCGCGGTCATCGACTTCCCCGTGCTCTTCCCGGACGGCGGAAACCCCGGCGCGCCCACCAACCCCGGCGCCTCCCAGACCACCGGCTGCCATGACCTCACCACGTTCCCCGAGCTGAAGCTGGCGGCGGGCGCGTGCATGGGCGACGGCATCCTGCTCGACATCGCCGACCCCGCGAAGCCGCGGGTCATCGACCGGGTCGAGGACAACGTGAACTTCGCCTTCTGGCACTCGGCCACCTTCAACGAGCGCGGCACCAAGGTCGTGTTCACCGATGAGCTGGGCGGTGGTGGGGCCGCCACCTGCAACACCGAAGTGGGCCAGGACCGCGGTGCCGACGGCATCTACGACATCGTCGGCAAGGGCGACAAGCGCAAGCTGGTCTTCCGGAGCTACTTCAAGATCCCACGCCACCAGGCCGACACCGAGAACTGCGTCGCCCACAACGGCTCGCTGATCCCGGCAAAGGGCCGCGACATCATGGTCCAGGCGTGGTACCAGGGCGGCGTGTCCATCTGGGACTTCACCGACTCCGACCGGCCTAAGGAGATCGGCTACTTCGAGCGCGGGCCGCTCTCCAGCGACACGCTCGTCACCGGCGGCTCCTGGTCCGCGTACTACTACAACGGCTACATCTACTCCAACGACATCCAGAAGGGCTTCGATGTCCTGAAGATCCACGACCGGCGCACCGACAGCGCCGATTCGGTCCGGCTGCGCGAGCTCAACACGCAGACGCAGCCCGACTACCGCTGA